The genomic stretch ACAGACTTCTTCGGTCTCCCACGAGGCTTTGACGGAGACACAGGAGGTTGTGCAGACGGCGGTGGCTCTTGTATCTCCGGTGAACTAGAGGCGCTATTCTTCCTCGGCCTTCCACGTGGTGTCCGGACGCTATTGTCCAATGCGCTTTTTCCTGTGGCTGCGGAAGTAGTAAATGTTCTCGTAGAGTTAGGCTGTTGTATACCGCTTTTGCTCTGCCAACAATGCTCTAACAAAGATATTTTTGCTTGGCGCGATTTGATGGCTTTGAACCCGTATGAAGCCACTTCTTTGGACAGCTGGGCATCCGTAAACAATTCGAATGAGGGTTTTGAACTGTGATGTTGGGTTTGATCTGAATTGCTTGGGCCCCCGAGTCTGTGCGTCTTTGAAGATTGGGATCCACCAGCCAGGTTGGACACTTGTTTGACGGGAGATTCAATTAGACTTTCGCCACCTGCTAATATAGAGTCGTCGTTGATTTCGATGGGCTTGGCGCCATTGGGGAGAACTTCGTTGATGTTGATAAGGGGACCGCTTGGTAGTTCAGCTTGGGCTCCAACATCATCCTTCGCAGGCAGTGTAGTTTTTGTGTCTCCGCCAATGTAACCAAATGGATCTTCGTTATCATACGGCATGGGTACTGGTTGAGATGATCTTTCCGTAATCTTGTTGATTTCAAGATCAAACAAATCTCCATCAATGTCAcgagcaccagcagcccatAACCTCTTTCGCTCTGGAAGCTCGATACCGTCACTATTTAGAGGGCTGTCAAGATCCACGTAGTCAGCCCGATTCGAGCGCCTCATCGCAGCTTGAAGGTCTCGTAAAAAGGTGGGTGAGTTTTCAATCGCTAATTGGCTCGAGGTTCCAAAGACAAAATCTTGTCTCGCAACTTCTTGAAGCGCCTCTGCTGGGGGTAGTAGAATTGGTGACGGTGGTGatagtttcttctttttcttggccgCAGCTTTTGCCGTCTTCCTTTTAGGCTTTTTCTTGGATTCGTCTTTAGCGGCTGGATCATCTGTGTCATTGTGCGTGATCGTGACAAAAAAATCGTTCATCGCTCCTGGCACTGGCTCAAGCGCGTCTGGCACTCTGTACGCCGAGGTTGCAATCTCTGTTATGGTGCGTGGTCTTTTCCTTGGCACCTTTTGTTTCACAGGAGATTTTTCTTGAACTTCAGCGGATACAGCTGCGGGTGCTGCAGCTGTGACAACCATCTCGAGAAGCTTTCGCTTTCCCAAAACATTGGCCCCTTCTCCTGATGGCGTTGAAACATTTTGCTGTAAGCTATCTGTGCATTTGTAGGCATCGAGGATCTGCTCAAAATTttggtcttcttcttgaaacTCTGGCGAACGCGTATCCTTCATAGCAGAAGAAGACTGTTGCTCATGAATGGCCAAAGTCTTATTAGATGGGGGTGTCCAGTCCAGTCTTCGAATCATGGCCGGTTCCAATCGTAGCGGCTCATTGATATCATTTCCCGCTCGCTTGGAGTTTGGCTCCACTACTGGAGGTAGATTGCTTGCTGGCCGTGGGGATGATATAGTCCTAATGACTTCAGATTTAGTCTCCTGGCCTTCGGGACTGTCGCCTTGAAAATTGTCTGTTATTGACTTGAACTTTCTCCAAGGCTGATCTTTTGTGGGAGAGCTAGATTGTGCTCTGAATCTTGGTGGCGTCGCATGGTTTCTCTGAGCCACCGGAGTATGCGTAGCGGGAGGATCAATGATGCATAAAGAACTgtcaccatcatcggcggTACCAGATCTATTCGAGACTGACGGAGTTGGCCCCGCAGTCACACTTTTGGAGCGTTTCTTTTTATCGCGGTCTTTGACTGCAGACTCTTCGTCGGAAGAGATCACCAGTGTTTTGTCGCCAAATCTAGGTGACCGGATTCTTACGCCAGGTGATAGTATATCTCCAATAGCAGGCAGGtcaggagatgaagagcggAAGAAATGCGACGTCTGCCGGGCACTTCGTGATGGTGAGGGCAGAAAGGCGTTAGGGGATGCCATCATGCCCGCAGCAAACCTCTGAGAGCGCAAAGCGCATCTCAGATAGTCGGCGCGCAGTAGCCCAGTCAACGTCTTTGATCGCAGTCACATAAACCGGAGAGCTCGCATGGCAGATGAatctttcgcttcttcggCCCTCTGATACCCGCCCTTCCCCGTAATTCGGAGCGGATGTGTCAATACAATCGTTAATTAGCCAAGAGGCGCCCCCTCCATGGCCAACAAAACGCGTGACCGCCGCGTGATCACATGACGGGCTAGTTCACGTTTCTTCAGTATCAAGGTGTAAATCGAGCATCTGGGAAGAACCCTAAAATACTAGTAGCAAACAGATCAAGATCATTTATGCCGTAttttatccttttttgcTAAAATCACTTCAAtggcttttcctttttgtctttcttttctaggGAGGAAGACGTATTGGTAACTTCCACTTGACACTGACTCCAAACTACTACTAGTGCGACCCGAGTAATCATCCAAGCAAACACCAGGCATTTTCAGGTTTGATAAAAACTACGTGagtggagagaagagctttACTCCCCGATTACCTTTGATATTCAAGTACCGTATTGTACCTCTTAAAAGCTGGACTGTAAATCATTGATTCTCTCGCTTGATTATACTGTACTGTATAGCGTACTTATACAGCTAGCCGATTACTAACATTGGAAAATAGTGGGCTATTAAAAGCTGGAGAGGCGCACAGTCTAAAATTGGTAGCTCGATCCACAAATCACATGACAGTTTCGCACACGAAAATTATTCGAAATTTAGTAATTTGGTAGTTTTTTGGCCCCAGCAAAAGGCTCAGTACCATCTTTCCGCATCTTCAACTCCTCTACACCACCACACTACCCCTCCTCACAGCCAAAATGGAGAACGACCGTGGCGAGATCGTCGACCTGTAAGGACCTTTACGATGTCCTGCTGAAGGAATGCCGAAATACTGATTCTTGTCCGTCCAGCTACGTCCCGCGCAAGTGCAGCGCTACCAACcgcatcatcaaggccaaggaccaCGGCTCCGTCCAGATCTCCATTGCCAAGGTTGACGAGAACGGCCGTGCCGTCCCCGGAGAGAACCACGTCTACGCCCTGTGCGGCTTCGTCCGTGCCATGGGTGAGTCCGACGACTCCCTGAACCGATTGGCTCAGCGTGATGGTCTCGTCAAGGCCGTCTGGAGCGCCCAGCGATAAATTTCTCAAAAACATAAAAATTTGGAAGAGGTACGAGGAACCGGGAACGAGCGGCATCGAAATACGGAAAGCGGGTTGACTGACCTCGCGAATAGGGATTAGCATGGGTATGAAAGGCGGGCGTGGAAACTAGAGTTGGCTGCATGTAGCAAATCCAATTCAAGGCGTTTTGGCTCCGTTTCAAGACAAGAAGATTTCGACGTGGAAATATGCGATTCGGATGTGACGTTTATTAAAgactttttcctttttttccccgcCTCATTATGAAGACATACCGGCTAGCAAAGTCTCCTCGAGCGAGCACTAACCTGCGCTCTATGGTCGGGGATTCTGGAGCTGCTCTGATAGTTTCCAAGCCGAAGATTAAACACTTTGGCCTTCAAAAAGCTGTGGCGGTTAAGTTGCTCGCCATGGTACAGATACGGGTCAAACATGCTTAGATTTTCAAGTACGAATTGACCATATTAATTGACACTTATTGAACTATCAGATGAACCGTTTTCGATATCCAATTTCTCCTAGATCCCTCTCTCCAGCCCGTCCTTGTATGCGCTCAGAGCACGCTCCCTCGCGCCTTTATGATCGACGATTTGCTTCGGATAGCCCTGCTTCTTCGCTTTGGTGCCAGCACCTCGGTTATACGGGTCGTGTATCTCCTTATCACTCAAGGCTTTCAGCTCAGGAATCCATTTACGGATGTACTCGCCGTTGGGGTCAAACTTTTCACTTTGGAGCAATGGGTTAAAGACGCGGAAGTAGGGCTGTGGATCAACTCCAACGCTGGCACTGAATCCCCAGCCACCGTTGTTGCTCGCAAAATCGCCATCGACCAAGTGCTCCATGAAATACTTCTCACCCATGCGCCAATCAATCAACAGATCTTTGGACAGGAACGAAGCGACAATCATGCGACACCGGTTATGCATATATCCCATGTGATTGAGCTGACGCATCGCAGCGTCGACAATGGGAAATCCAGTTCGCCCCTCACACCATGCTTCAAAATGATCCATGTTGTAAGACCACTCGATATTCGCATACTCGGGCTTGAATGGCTTGTTCATACTAGTTGAACAAGTTTAGCAGTCGATCTAACAAATGAGAATCACGATTTATATACGTACCAGACATATGGCCAGTTAACCAAAACGTGCTTGTAAAAATCTCGCCAGGCGACTTCGCTGATCCAAACATGAATGCCCTGATGACCACCATCTAATCGCTTAGTCTTGTTCCTGTCCCTGGCTGTCCGAACGCATGTCCTGGAACTGATTGTCCCGCTTGCAAGATGCACAGATAGGCATGACGTCCCATTGTCCCCAGGGATATTTCGCCTATCGTGATAGCTTGTGACTGCCTCGTCGCAAAATTTCTCCAATCTTGACATGGCCTCATGTTCGCCACAAGGCCACAGACCGTGGaacctctttttctcctcatCATTGAGCTGCTTATTCTTTGGTGCATCTGGAATTGGGCAATCGAAGAGCGTCTTGAAGGTTCGACGCGTGGCACCTGGATTTTTCTCCGGCCGATCATAAATCTCGAGGAGATCCAAATTCTCATGAATATGAGCCATCCAAGCTCGGTACCAAGGAGTGTAAACAGCATACTGCTTGCCAGTACCGCTATGCAACTCTCCTGGGGGTACCACGCACGTATCATGAACCACTTCAAACGACATATTATTTTCCGCAAACTGCCGAATCATACGAGTTTCACGTCGCAGTTCGTCAACTTCGTATTCCATATTGGCGAAGAGGTGGTTGCTTCCCCATTCTTCCATGAGCTCCAAAATGCGACGTGGAATATCCTTCCTCTTATCCACGGTTTCCACATGGAGAGGGATATCGAGAGCCGCCAGATCGTCTTTTAGAACGCTTAAAGTTCTCAACATAAAGTCTACTCTGACCGGCGACGTGAGATGAGCCTCGAAGTCTTGAGGACTTATGATGTAGACGCAGATGAGAGGAACGCCAGCCTCTTTAGCCTTGGCACTGGCCAATGCAAGTGATCGATTATCGGAATGACGAAGATCCATTTTAAACCAGTGAACTACGGCGTGCCGGACCTTGGCTTGCTTTCGAGCTCCGGCTGTCTCTTCCAGTGCCGCGACGAGTCCTTCCATTGGCCTTTCAATTTCATTAGAATTGTATGCATAAGCTCGAGAAGTGCTCATTTCATGCGGATAGAAGCGTCGTAGAACGATGCCATGTTCTTCTGCATCCTTTGCGAATGGATGAGGTTGGTGGAGCTCATCTTGGTTGGCTTCATGCTTCACTCTTTTGGTCTCAACTCCATTGGCTTTGCCCACAGGGGAGGCTGTTTTCCTTTTGGAGCCCTTTGGAGGCATTGTAGAGAATGTGAATTTTGGTTGAAGAAATTTAGAATATGACGAAAGTGAGGGCAGATAACTCGTGCTTGTGATCTGAGATCGAGTTACCGTATAGACGCTCCTCGCGAGCATTTACACACGGTGGATTCTTAAATGATAATCTTGACGATATAGCGGTAGTTCAAAAATATTAAGAGGCAAGAACTGAAGTACGCGTGAGTTTGGTTCAACTGCCCCATGCTTTACTTATTATACGCCAAATTCACGGTTTTGAGATATGGCCTCGATGTGGCCTGCGTCATTGGCGTCTGGAGATCGGGACTTTGGCTGGTGCGATGTCAGTGCGATTTCAGTGGCTTGGTATCCCTGCGTAAGTAGCGAGACAAGGCGGAGATTAAGCAGTAGCACGAACGAATTGGAATTGAAAACTCGCATACAGATTTGAATATCACCGCCATACTCCTTGAACAATGCATAAGCCATCAGCTGGATGACCCTACATATAATGCAGTCGAAAATAATACAGATGCAAGAGCAACCACGTCTATTTGCTGGCTGGGTGTTCTGGATACTTAGCACAAGCTGCATCAAAGCGCCGCTATTGCGGTACCTTGTACCTTTACATAGTGCCTACAAGCTTTGGCTGAAAGGTTCGTACCTGCAATGCTTGGCGCACGATTAGACTttcaaaaaacaaaagaggaa from Trichoderma atroviride chromosome 3, complete sequence encodes the following:
- a CDS encoding uncharacterized protein (EggNog:ENOG41); translated protein: MMASPNAFLPSPSRSARQTSHFFRSSSPDLPAIGDILSPGVRIRSPRFGDKTLVISSDEESAVKDRDKKKRSKSVTAGPTPSVSNRSGTADDGDSSLCIIDPPATHTPVAQRNHATPPRFRAQSSSPTKDQPWRKFKSITDNFQGDSPEGQETKSEVIRTISSPRPASNLPPVVEPNSKRAGNDINEPLRLEPAMIRRLDWTPPSNKTLAIHEQQSSSAMKDTRSPEFQEEDQNFEQILDAYKCTDSLQQNVSTPSGEGANVLGKRKLLEMVVTAAAPAAVSAEVQEKSPVKQKVPRKRPRTITEIATSAYRVPDALEPVPGAMNDFFVTITHNDTDDPAAKDESKKKPKRKTAKAAAKKKKKLSPPSPILLPPAEALQEVARQDFVFGTSSQLAIENSPTFLRDLQAAMRRSNRADYVDLDSPLNSDGIELPERKRLWAAGARDIDGDLFDLEINKITERSSQPVPMPYDNEDPFGYIGGDTKTTLPAKDDVGAQAELPSGPLININEVLPNGAKPIEINDDSILAGGESLIESPVKQVSNLAGGSQSSKTHRLGGPSNSDQTQHHSSKPSFELFTDAQLSKEVASYGFKAIKSRQAKISLLEHCWQSKSGIQQPNSTRTFTTSAATGKSALDNSVRTPRGRPRKNSASSSPEIQEPPPSAQPPVSPSKPRGRPKKSVTAAKRTTTGPSKGKRASPKASTETPTAQKRKPKATKVIVEIPDSASDSEHSLPSDPASSPGLPFSQPRVDLSTSVMDDTDLNLSGDQSLGYEYITKAVQSAPRTTDPKDPSWHEKILLYDPIVLEDFTTWLNCGQLTRVGFDGEVSTMEVKQWCESKSICCLWKVNLRGKERKRY
- a CDS encoding 40S ribosomal protein eS21, which translates into the protein MENDRGEIVDLYVPRKCSATNRIIKAKDHGSVQISIAKVDENGRAVPGENHVYALCGFVRAMGESDDSLNRLAQRDGLVKAVWSAQR